The genomic interval CAGGTAGAGGCCGAAGAACTCGCCGCCTTGGGGACGGGGAGCCCGCATCACGTCGGAGAGCGCGGGCTTGTCGGCGGTTGCCGCGGCGGGGGCGGGAGTCTTCGCCCGGGCGGACGGCGCGCCCACCAGCAGGGCGGCCAAGGCCGCGAGGGCCAGGGACATCGGTCGGAGCGTGCGGGTCATCACGCCCCTTCTAACGGGGGAGGCGGCCAAAGTCTTCAACCGCCCCACACCCCGTGCGGTGGACTACAGCCGCTTGGTGAGGATGATGAGGTCGTCCCCCACCTTGTAGAAGTCGCGGATGCGCGCTTCCTCGCCGTACTTCATGGACGCGTAGAAGCCGCGCGTGGGGCCGTAGGCCTCCGTGGCGCTGGTCTCCACTCGGATGAGCCGGCCATTCCTCCGGCGCAAATCCCCCTCCATGGCGGACACCAACGCCGCGCCCACGCCCTGGCCTCGGACCTCCGGAGAGGAGGCAATCCAGTACAGGTCGTAGGTGTCCTCCGTCATCGGCGTGGGCCCGTAGCAGATGTAGCCCACGAGCTCGCCTTGGCGGTCCGCGACGAGGATGGCGTAGTCGGTGTTGCCGGGCGTCAGCGCGACGCCCACCAGTTCGATGGCGACCTCAACCTCCTGCGGCGAGAAGGTTTCGATCTTTCGAATCAGCGCGGCGAGGGGCTCCCGGTCCTTTCCTTCGATGGGACGGATGTCCATGGGCTCTTTCGGAAGCGACCTCCACCAGCCGGGCGGCCAGGGCGGGATAGTCCATGCCCGCGGCTGCGGCGGCCCTGGCGAACCCGGCGCTGGGATGGAGGTCGCAGTTGGGGTTGATATCGATGACGTAGGGCACGCCCTCCGGAGACACCCGAAGGTCGACCCTGCCGTAGTCCTGACAGTCGAGCGCTGCGAACGCTTCCAGCGCTACCTGCACACAGCGAGCTTCCAGCGCCGCATCCACCTGGCACGGCCCGGCGGGCGTATCCCGGTACTCGTCGGAGCCCTCCTCCCACTTGGCGCTGTACGACACGATGTTCGGCCGGTCCTCGAAGGACCGTCCGAAGTGGATTTCCGTCAACGGCAGCGCGCGTCGGGGCTGGTTGCCCAACAGCGGCACGTAGATTTCGCGGCCGGGAATGAACTGCTCCACCAGCGCGGGCTGGTGGAAGTTGCGCAGCACCGCCTCGCAGGCGCGCACCAGCGCGGAGCGCTCGTAGACGACGGAGTCGCCCGTCACGCCGACGCTCGCGTCCTCGCGCGCGGGCTTCACGATGAGCGGCCAGGGCAGGTCCACGGCCAGGGCGTCCTCGAGCCGCTCCACCACCCGGAAAGCGGGCGTGGACACGCCTCGGGCGCTCAACACTTCCTTGGCCTTGGGCTTGTGCAGCGCCAGCCCCAGCGACAGGGCGGACGAGCCGGTGTACGCCATGCCCAGCGCGTCCAGGAGGCACGGGACGGCCATCTCTCCCCGGCTGTCGGCGGCGAGCGACTCGCAGAGGTTGACGACCAGGTCCGGCTGCCGGCGGCGCAGCGTGTCCACGAAGTCCAGCCGGTCTCCCTCGACGGCGAGTGGCTCGGCGACGGTGTCGCCCCGGGTGAGGGCCTCGGAGAGCGCGGCGGCGACTCGCACCACGTCCTCTCGGGCCTCCCGTCCCGGGTCATCCTGGAGGAGCTCGTGGTCGCGGTTGTGCAGCAGAATGATGTGCATTCGGAGGTGCCGGGAGGGTTACCACGTCCCCCGGCCCCAGCCCAGTCCACAGGTGACGGTTGGTTACCTCCTGGGCTACCTCCCGGAAGGGCTTGAAGTACGGTGGACTACCTCCGGTGGGGGTATCCAGGAGTATGGAAAGGGCATCATGCGCATCCGCGACCCCATCCACGGCACCATTCCGGTCAGTGACTCGGAAAAGGCCGTCATCGACAGCCGCCACTACCAGCGGCTGCGGTACGTCCGTCAGCTCGGATTCGGGGACCTGGCCTTCCCCGGCGCCACGCACACCCGCCACATCCATTCCCTGGGCGCCATGCATGTCGCCGCGCGAGTGTTCAGCGCGGTGGCCTCCCGCTCCTCGCTCCCCGAGGACGTGCGGGAGCGCTTCAGCACGGCCGTGCGCCTGGCGGTGCTCTGTCACGATTTGGGACACATGCCGCTGTCGCACGCCTCGGAGCGCATCGCTCCCAAGCGCTCGCTGTTGCGGCTGCCCGGCTGGCTGGATTCGGTGGCGGAAGGGGAGCAGGCGACACACGAGGACTTCACCGCGAAAATCCTCCTGGACAGTCAGCTCACGCCCATCATCGAGCGCGAGTTCAACGGCCGGGGCATCTCCCCCATGGCCGCGGTCGCGCTGATTACGGGCGCGAAGCCGCCCAAGGACCCGGGCTTCACGTGGCAGGGCGTGGACTGGACGCCGCTGCTGCGCGCCATCGTCTCCGGAGAGCTGGACGCGGACCGCATGGACTACCTGCTGCGTGACTCCTTCTACACGGGCGTCAACTACGGCCGGTACGACATGGATTGGATCATCAACAACCTCAATCCCGCGGTGAAGGATGGCCGCGCGTACCTCGCGCTGAGCCGGGCGGCGGCGTTCGCGTTCGAGGACTTCCTGCTCAGCCGCTACCACATGTTCGTGTCGGTGTATCTGCACCACACGTCTGTGAGCTTCGACCACATGCTGCGGCGCTACTACGAGGAGTCGCCCGGCGAGTTCGAGATTCCCGCCGACCCGGAGGCGTTCCTGCTCTGTGACGATTCGGCGCTCTGGTACACGCTGCGCCGCTCACGCAACCGCTGGGCCCAGCGCATCATCACCCGACAGGGCTTCAAGCTGCTCGCGCAGTTCACCGAGCGGGACGCGGGCTACGATTTGGAAGTGCTGCGCGGCGCGTTGGTGTCCTCGGGCTTCGAGCACTACGTCGTCGAGTCCGTGAATGTGCTCAGCAAGTACACCTCGGGGCATGGGAACAGCAGCGGGCCCAGCCTGTTCATCATCGACGCGTCCACGGGTCGGTTGACGGAGGTGGCGCGATACACGCCGCTGTATCAGCGCTACAGTGGCGCGGTGCGCCTGACGCGACTGTATGTGCGGCCGGACCAGTCCCAGGCGGCACACGAGCTGATGGGCCAACTGCTGGGCCAGGCGGGGCAATCATGAGCGAGCGACTTGCGAATCTGGGTCTGGGTCTGGACTTCAGTCACGTGCCCAGCGAGCCCCGAGGCTCCGCGGTGGCGCTGTTGTACCGGCGCGTGGTCGCGGGCGTGGAGGTGTACTGGGTGAAGCGCGGCAAGGCGCTGGCCTTCGCGGGCGGCTTCTATGCGTTCCCCGGAGGCAAGCTGGACGCGGCGGACGCGGAGGTCCCCGTGCAGGGCGCCACGGGAGAGGAGGCCGCGCTGCGTTCGGCCGCCGCGCGTGAGCTCTTCGAGGAGGCGGGCGTGCTCGTCGCCGAGGGCGCGGAGGCGCTCTCCCAGACGAGGCTGGATGCCCTGCGCAAGTCGCTGCTCGCGGGGCAGCTCGGCTGGGGCGCGATGCTCCAGGACGAAGGGCTGTCGCTGAGGGCGGAGGACTTCCGGAGCGCGGGCCGGTGGATTACCCCGCCCGCGGTGCCGGTGCGCTTCGACACGCACTTCTACCTGGTGGAGATGCCGCCCAAGGCGCGCGCGGAGCTGTGGCCCGGAGAGCTGTCGGAGGGCGCGTGGATTGCGCCGGACGCGGCGCTGGCGCGGTGGACGGATGGCACCGCGCTCTTGCATCCGCCCGCGGTGCATGCGCTCCAGGTGCTCGGCTCCTTCCAGGATGAAGCGGATGCTCGGGCGCGGCTGTCCACGCCGCCCTACTGCCCCGGCTACATCTCGCAGCGCATCGAGTTCCAGCGGGGCGTGCGCACGGTGGCGCTGGAGACGGCCACGTTGCCGCCCGCGACGCATACCAACGCGTATGTGCTGGGCAACGGCGAGCTGTTGCTGGTGGACCCGGGCTCTGGTGACGTGAAGCAGTACGCCAAGCTGTTGTCGCTGGTGGCGGGGCTGAAGTCGGAGGGGATGAAGCCCGTTGCGGTGGTGTTGACGCACCACCATGGAGACCACGTGGGCGGCGCCCGCGCGGTGAAGGAGCGGCTGGGCATTCCCCTGTGGTGCCATGCGCGCACGGCGCAGGCGTTGGACTTCCCGGCGGAGCGGCTGCTCGAGGACGGCGACGTGCTGGAGCTGGCCGGAGAGGTGCCTCAGCGCTGGCGCGTGTTGCACACGCCCGGGCACGCGCGAGGCCACATCTGCCTGGTGGATGAGCGCAGCCGCGCGGCGGTGGTGGGCGACATGGTGGCGGGCGTGGGCACCATCGTCATCGACCCGCCCGAGGGCAACATGCGCGACTACCTGACTCAGCTCGCCCGCCTGCGCGACTGGCCCGTCACCACGATGTATCCCGCGCACGGCCAGCCGCTGCCCGATGGCCCCTCGAAGCTCCAGGAGTACTTGAACCACCGCGCCCAGCGAGAGGCGCTCATCCTGGAGATGGTTCCGCCCGACGGCATCTCCCTGGCGAGGGTGGTGGAGCTGGCGTACGCGGACACGCACCCGCTGATGCACCCGGTGGCCGAGCGCAGCGCGCTGGCCACGCTGGAGAAGCTGGTGTCCGAGGGCCGCGTGCGCGAGGAGTCGCTGCAGTACTTCCGCGTGGCGACGTGAGCGGCAAGGGGCGCTTCAGAATCAGAAGCGTCCCATCAACCCCAGCCGCGCGCCGTGCTCGGTCATCCCCGCGACGGGCAACAGCCGCACGCCGGTGTCGGCGCGGGACGCAGGCGGGGGCGTCACCACGCGGTTGGCCTGATGGGACATCTCGTAGCCCGTCGTCGCGCCGATGATGGGCATGAGCAAGAGCAGGACGGAGAGCGCCTTGTCGTCCTCGTCGATGCCCAGGATGAACGAGCCCAAGAGCGCGCTGCCCCAGCCGACCAGGCTGCCTCCGGCGGTCGCGAGGAACGTGCCCTGTCCGTCCATCAGCCGTCCGCCCACCCACGTCCCGGCGGGAACACCGATGAGCACGCCCGTGAGGCCACCCACGAGCGAGACGACCTGGCACTCGTCGCAGCCCACCGTGGGCGCGCCCACCAGGTAGCCCACCAGCAGGCCCAGCGCGCCTCCGGCGATGCCGCCCGTCGTCCCCGAGATGAACTCCACCGCCACCCGGGGAACGGTGGCCTCCCGGCCGTCCGCCGGCTTCTGTCCCGACAGGGCCTGGGCCGCCATGTCCGTGCCCGTCCCCGCGGAAGCGGCGGCCTCCTCGAGGCTCCGCGGATTCGCGTACGGGACGTCCTGCGGCGCGGGGACGAGCGGAGGAGGGGACAGCTCGGGAGCGGGGCTTTGCGCGGGCTCGTTCTCGGGGGCGACCTGTGCACGAGCAAAGCCCGTGCTCGACAGGAGCAGGACGGCGAACCCGATGGAGAGCGTGCGCGAAAGCCTCACTCCGACACGCTACCGCAAGCAGAGGGGTGTCGTCGCGTCAACTGGCGGACACTCCGGAGACGGACTCTCCGCGCGCCTTGCGCCGCAGCGCCACCAGGACCAGCGGCACGGCGGCCAGCACCACTTGGGGTAGCAGCGACACGAGGTCCGGATAGAGCCCGAGCAGGTCCACCGTGACGAAGGGCACGGGCACGAGCGGCAGCGCGCCGACTTCCTGGAGCGAGTGCAGCCCCTTGCCCAGGAGCATCACCGCGGTGACGACGAGCACGCCGGTGGACACGTTGAAGAGCGTCTTCATGGGCAGGCGGAAGCCCAGCCGGTTGATGAAGAGGACCAGGAAGCCGAGCGCCACGACGCCCACCAGCGAGCCCCACGCCACGCCCGCCGGAGAGTCCAGCGCGAGGCCCTGGAGGAAGATGGCGGTCTCGAAGCTCTCGCGCAGCACGGCGGTGAAGGCGATGAAGAACAGGCCCACCAGGCTGCCCTTGCCCAGCGCGCCCTGCATCTTCTGGCGCAGCTCTCCCATGAACTGGCTCATGTTGGAGCGTGCGTTGAGCCACAGCGCGGCGTACACCAGCATGACCACCGCGGCCAACGCGGCCACGCCCTCCATCCACTCGCGCTGCGCGCCGGCGAGCAGGTGCCGGCCCAGCACGTAGGCCACGGCGCCCAGCACCAGCGCGGAGACCCAGCCGGCGTGCACCACGCGCACGTGTTCGGTGGCCTTCATCTTCTTGAGCGCCGCCAGCAGCGCCGCGACGATGATGGTGGCCTCGAAGCCCTCGCGCAGCAGGATGAGCACGGTGAGCCACAGCGTGGACATCAGGTCGGACGTGCTGCCGCTGTCCCGGCGCGCCTGGTCCAACAGGGACACCAGCTCCCGGCCCTCGTCCTGCAACTTCGGGCTGCCGCTCTCCGCCGCGAGCCGCGCCGCGAGGAAGCCCTTCTCCAGCTTGCGCACCAGCGCCGCGTCACGCGAGCTGAGCTTGGGCTCCACCGGCTCCAGGCCGTTGAGGTAGGCATCCAGCAGCGCCGCCTTGGCGTTCGCCGCGTTGCCCGCGGCGCCCTGCCGCATGGCCTCCTGCACGCCGTCGCGCGCGGTCATCAGCGAGCGCTCCTCGTCGACCTCGGGCAGCTTGCGGCGCAGGCACGCGAGGTTCTCCGCGCCGAACATCTTCACCAGGTCGTCGTCGGTGGTGTTCGCCAGCCGCTCCAGCGACGCGCGCGGCGGAGTGCCCTCGCACGGCGGCAGCCGCATGGTGAAGGTGTAGAAGGCCAGCGACCAGCGCTCGTCCTCGGTCAGTGTGGGGTAGGCCGGCATGGCCGTGCCAGGTACGCCGAAGCTGGTGGTGTTGAAGGCCTTGTAGGGCGTGAGGCCGCCCATCAGCTCCGCGTTCCGGAAGTTCGCGGGCAGGGGCTCCATGGTGGCGGCGATGGGCAGGTTGGCGCTGCCGTCCGCGGCGTGGCAGGCCGCGCAGTTGGTCTGGTAGAGCTGTTCGCCGCGCTTCAGGTCGGGCGGGTGACGCGGGCTGCGCGCAAGGCCCCCCGCCAGCACCAGGTCCTCCACCAGCGCGCCGCAGTCCCGGCTGACGCCCTCCGCGTCGCGAGACTGGTCCACTCGCGCCTGGATGGCCTTCACCCGGGGAACGAAGACCTCCGCCGCGGCTCCCAGGTCCTGCGCCGCGTCCACGGCCTCCGCCGCGAAGCTCTTCTGCTCCGACAGCTCGAACTCGGACTGGGACGCGATGGCGGCCGGATAGTCCGCCTCCAGGTACTGGAGGATGCCCACCAGGCGATGCCAGGTCCGCTCATCCGAGCCGTTCTCGCCAGCCAGGGCCGGCAAGGGCAACACGAACATCAGGCACAGGGCGGCTCGGACCACATGATTCATCAGACCCCTCTACCAGCGGAGAGGCCGTGGTTTCAATTTTGCGAGTCAATATCGAAATGAGCGTTTCAAGTGGCTGATGGCACGGTGAAGGCGCCCGCGCTGTTGCCAGGGCCTGTCCACTTCGCGACGTCGAGGGAATCGATGCGCAAGCGGGCAAGGCGCCAGTCACCCCCGCGCAAGCGGCCGACCGCGAGGGCGCCGATGCTGAGGGCGCCAATGGCGAGCGCCCCGACGGCGACGGCCCCCAGTGCCGTCGCGCCAATGGTGAGCGCCCGGAAGGCCCGAGGCCTCGTGGCGTGCCTCCGGGCGCGCCACTCGAGCTGGCGGGAGATGCGTGCGAGCGCCACGGCGTTGCCGACGGAGAGCGCGGCGCTGGCCAGGGAGGTGCGGCCCCAGGGGCGGGGCGCGCCTGAGGTCCAGGGGAGTATCAACCGGTGTGAGAGCGAGGTGCCCATGCCCTTCGAGGTGCACACGCTCCCGGCGGGGAACCACCCGCGGGCGTGGGGCTCGCCGCCTGGAGGGCAGGGCGGCGTCAGCGCTCGTAGGTGAGGAACGCGAACGGCGGCTCCCCCTCGGGGTGCTGCTCCTCCTCGACGAGCCGCCAGCCAGACAGGTCCACGTCCGGGAAGAAGACGTCGCCGGGGTACTCCCGGGCGATGCGCGTGAGGTACAGGCGCTGGATGCGCTCCATCGTCTGCGCGTAGAGGTCCGCGCCGCCCGCGATGAAGACCTCGTCATCGCCCTTCGCCTGGGCGAGCTGGAGGGCCTGCTCGACCGAGTGGGCCACCGTGACACCTGGAGGCGCGAAGTCTTGCTGGCGCGTGACGACCAGGGTGGTGCGGCCTGGGAGCGGACGGCCGATGGAGTCGTACGTCTTGCGGCCCATGATGAGCGTGTGGCCCATCGTGAGGCGCTTGAAGCGCGCCAGGTCCGGAGGCAGGCGCCAGGGGAGCTGGTTGTGGGTGCCGATGACGCGGTTGGACGCCATGGCGACGATGGCCGAGAGCTTCATACGGCCACGGGCGCCTTGATGGCGGGGTGGGGCTCGTAGGCTTCCAGCGTGATGTCCTCGTACTTGAAGGCGAAGAGGTCCTTCACGTCCGGGTTGAGGCGCAGGCGGGGCAGCGGCCGGGGCTCGCGCGAGAGCTGCTCGCGGGCCTGCTCGACGTGGTTGAGGTACAGGTGCGCGTCGCCGAGGGTGTGGATGAACTCGTGCGCCTGGAGCCCCGTCACCTGCGCGACCATCATCGTCAGGAGCGCGTAGGAGGCGATGTTGAACGGCAGGCCGAGGAACAGGTCCGCGCTGCGCTGATAGAGCTGGCAGGACAGGCGGCCGTCGGCCACGTAGAACTGGAAGAGGACGTGGCAGGGCGGCAGCTTCATGTCCGGCAGGTCCGCCACGTTCCACGCGCTGACGATGTGACGGCGCGAGTCCGGGTTCTTCTTCAGCCCTTCCACCAGGGCCTTCATCTGGTCGAGGTGCTGGCCGTCGGGCGCGTTCCACGAGCGCCACTGGTGGCCGTAGACGGGGCCCAGCTCTCCCTGGGCGTTGGCCCACTCGTCCCAGATGGTGACGCCCTGGGCCTGGAGCGTGCGCACGTTGGTGTCGCCCGCGAGCATCCAGAGCAGCTCGTGGAAGATGGACTTCGTGTGCAGCTTCTTCGTGGTGACGAGCGGGAAGCCCCGCGTCAGGTCGAACCGCAACTGGGCACCGAAGACGCTCAGGGTGCCCGTGCCGGTGCGGTCGCCCTTCTTCGTCCCGTGCTTCAGGACGTGGTCGAGCAGGTTCAGGTAGGGCTGCATGCGGCCATGCCGTCTAGGCAGGCTTGGGTCGGCAGGCAAGAAGGAACGGCGCGGACTGCACGCTACTCCGCATGTCGCATGTTTCGGCGCGTGCACCGACGCGTTCTCATTGGACGTGTGGCGCGTCCGGCCAGTACAAGCCGTGACATGAAGATCTACACGAAGGCTGGCGACGCGGGCGAGACGGGGCTGTTCGGCGGTGGCCGCGTCGCGAAGGACGACGCGCGCGTGGATGCCTACGGCGAGGTCGACGAGCTCAACGCGGTGCTCGGACTCGCGCGTGCTTCCGCGCAGCTCCCGCAGGAGCTGGACGCGCTGTTGCAGCGCCTCCAGGACCAGCTCTTCACGGTGGGCGCGGTGATGGCGACCCCCGCGGGCACGAAGGCGTCCTCGTACCTGCCGCCGCTCAAGGAGAGCTGGGCGGAGGACATGGAGCACGCCATCGACCGGTTCGAGGCGGAGCTGCCGAAGATGACCCACTTCATCCTGCCCGGAGGCACGCCGGCCTCCGCCGCGCTGCATCTGGCTCGCACCGTGTGTCGCCGCGCCGAGCGCCGCGCCGTCCCGCTGCTGCGCGACGGGACGATTCCCAAGGACGTGGTGGTTTTCTTGAACAGGCTCTCCGACCTGCTCTTCGTCATGGCCCGGGTGGCCAACCACCGCGCCAGTGTCCCGGACGTGAAGTGGATTCCCGAGAAGTCGTCCTAGTGCTCCTGGATTTCCGACGTGTTGCCCACCGCGCATCTTCGTGACCTGGCTCGGTCTGTCGGCTTCGACCTGGTGGGGTTCGCGCGAGCGGAGCCCATTCCTCCCAAGTTCCTCATGGAGTGGCTGGAGGCGGGCTTCGCCGCGGACATGGATTGGATGAAGGAGCGGGCGGACGAGCGCCTGGATGTGACGAACCTGCTCCCCGGCGCGAAGACGGTCATCTCCTTCGTGAACAACTATTGGCGCGACGACGACGAGTCGGTGGGCTCGCCCATCGCCCGGTATGCGCGGGGGCGCGACTACCACTCCACGCTGCGCGACCGGATGAAGGCGTTCCGCAAGGCCATCACCGTGATGTTCCCGGGGCTGGGCTCGTATGGGAGCGTGGACAGCGGCCCGTTGATGGAGAAGGTGTGGGCGGCGCGCGCCGGCCTGGGCTACGTGGGGAAGAATGGCTGCTTCATCACGGAGCCGTATGGCTCGTGGGTGTTGCTGGCCACGCTCATCATCGACGCGGAGGTGGATGCCTACGCTGCGGGGCCCACGGCGGACCGGTGTGGCGCGTGCCGGCGCTGCTTGATGTCATGTCCCACGGGCGCGCTGGTGGGCAACGGCCAGGTGGATGCGCGGGCGTGTCTGTCCTACCAGACCATCGAGAACCGCGAGCAGCAGGTCCCCGAGGCCTTCCGGCTCAAGTTCGACAACCTCATCTTCGGGTGCGACATCTGCCAGCAGGTGTGTCCACTCAACCGCAAGCCGGTGTTCGCCGAGCACCCCCGCTTCGCGCCTCGTGCGGTGGCGGAGCTGGGGACGCTGGAGCTGGCGGGCCTGACCCTGACTCAGTACGAGCAGCTCATCCCGGGAACGGCCTTGGCGCGCGCACGCTACGATGGGCTTCGCCGCAACGCGGTGTATGCGTTGGGAGTGGCCAGGCAAGCGGAGTCGCGGAGCCTGCTCGAAAAGCTCAGCGGCGATTCGAGTGAATTGGTACGTACCGCGGCGCAATGGGCGCTTCGCCAGCTCGACCCCTGAATTCCTCCGCGCAGTCGCTGCGCTGGGTGTACGCCGGTCTCCTCGTCCAGGTCTGCATCAGCGCGGGTACGTACCTCTTCGCGAAGCGGTCCATGGTGGAGCTGCCGCCGCTCACCGTGGTGCTGTGGCGCTTCTATCTCAGCGGGCTGGTGTTCGCGGGGATGCTGGCGCTGATGCCCGCGCCCCGGTTGCCGCCGCGTCACGAGTGGCGCCGCATCTTCATCCTGGGGATGTTGGCCGGGCCGGTGAACCAGGTGTTCTTCTTCACGGGCCTGGCGCGCTCGCCCGCGGCGCACGGCGCGCTGCTGTATGCGCTCACGCCGCTGGGGGTGTACCTGCTGGGGTTGGCCAGGGGCCATGAGCAAGCCTCCCGGCGGACGCTGCTGGGAATCGCCACGGCATTCACCGGCGTGGTGGTGTTGCTCCTGGGACGCGGGTTGGCGGAGGCGAGCGGTTCGGTGGTGGGCGACCTGCTCATCCTGTGCGCGGTGGTGGCGTGGGTCGTCTACACGACGGAGGGCAAGGGCTTCGTCGCCGTTCACGGGCCGCTGCGGGCGACGACGTGGTGCATGCTGATGTCGTCGGTGCTGATGCTTCCGCTCGCGCCGTTCGTGATGGAGACCGAGCGGGTGATGGCCTCCAGCCTGGCGGCGAAGGGCGGCATCCTCTACCTGGGCCTGCTGACGTCCGTGGTGGCGTACCTGCTCTGGTACTACGCGCTGTCGAAGGTGTCTCCGGCGCGCGTAGCCATCTTCTCCAACCTGCAACCCGCCGCGACGGCGCTGGCGGCGTGGGCCTTGTTGGATGAGTCCCTCCACTGGGAGTTGGCGGTGGGCGGAGGGCTGGTGCTGTTGGGCGTGCGGCTCACGCAGATGGCGGTGGCGCCGCCCGCACCGGTGACGCCCCTGCCTTCCGTTCAGGGGCGCCCGGCGGCGTAGCGGCTACTGTGGGTCCCATCCCGCGTTCACCGTCATCTGGTTCAAGTCGCGGACAGTGACGTAGGGGACGAAGCCCGCGGCGCGCGAGCGCGTGTACGCGTCCGAGACGTGCGCGGGTTGGATGGCGTAGTCGGTGGACAGCACCAGCTTGCCCGCGGCCCGGACACGCGCGGCGTTGGCGCGATTCTCCGCGCACCAGTCCGCGCTGCAGGCCGTGTCATCGGACCA from Myxococcus stipitatus carries:
- a CDS encoding DMT family transporter yields the protein MGASPARPLNSSAQSLRWVYAGLLVQVCISAGTYLFAKRSMVELPPLTVVLWRFYLSGLVFAGMLALMPAPRLPPRHEWRRIFILGMLAGPVNQVFFFTGLARSPAAHGALLYALTPLGVYLLGLARGHEQASRRTLLGIATAFTGVVVLLLGRGLAEASGSVVGDLLILCAVVAWVVYTTEGKGFVAVHGPLRATTWCMLMSSVLMLPLAPFVMETERVMASSLAAKGGILYLGLLTSVVAYLLWYYALSKVSPARVAIFSNLQPAATALAAWALLDESLHWELAVGGGLVLLGVRLTQMAVAPPAPVTPLPSVQGRPAA